The following proteins come from a genomic window of Proteiniphilum propionicum:
- a CDS encoding FecR family protein, producing MTKEFDILVAKDFEGTLSDEEKERLSELYNQNDSFRHLYVSYKNIRSVTHPPFNPDSIDLGAAERSVIRQIHKHKRNAHSQFLVWWQKIAAILLIPLLAVTLYLWMNKRQGEAQAELIHVVTSLPGTRSKVNLPDGSEVWLNSGSTLTYLLDFNKKERRTIIEGEGYFIIDANPDKPFYISTNGIEVMVTGTELNVEGYPGDSLKRVILASGSAAVTTKGNKTISLKPDQCFTLNTLTGQTALKTTDAALYGKWKDGILAFRDETLENVFKRIGRTFNVNIRVTDSRLAAHKYRATFEDESLQQILDAIQLSAPIKYNYFKQNNGGRNYEIIEVCHN from the coding sequence TTGACTAAAGAATTTGACATATTAGTTGCAAAAGATTTTGAGGGAACCCTAAGCGACGAAGAAAAGGAAAGGCTGAGCGAGTTGTACAATCAAAACGACTCTTTCAGGCACCTTTATGTCAGCTACAAAAACATACGGTCTGTCACTCATCCTCCATTTAACCCCGATTCTATAGATCTTGGGGCAGCAGAACGTTCCGTAATACGACAGATTCACAAACACAAAAGAAATGCACATTCACAATTTCTTGTCTGGTGGCAGAAGATTGCTGCAATCCTGCTAATCCCTCTGCTTGCTGTGACTCTCTATTTGTGGATGAATAAAAGACAAGGGGAAGCTCAGGCAGAATTGATTCACGTTGTCACATCCTTACCGGGAACACGCTCAAAAGTTAATCTTCCTGATGGTTCTGAGGTCTGGCTGAATTCAGGCAGTACCCTTACATATCTACTTGATTTCAATAAAAAAGAGAGAAGAACCATTATTGAGGGAGAAGGATATTTCATTATAGATGCAAATCCAGATAAACCTTTTTACATCTCAACCAATGGGATAGAGGTAATGGTTACCGGAACGGAACTGAATGTGGAAGGATACCCGGGTGACAGCCTCAAAAGGGTAATCCTGGCCAGCGGAAGTGCAGCTGTTACAACAAAGGGTAATAAAACAATCTCTCTTAAACCCGACCAATGCTTCACACTCAATACGCTTACCGGTCAGACTGCACTCAAAACCACTGATGCAGCTCTCTACGGCAAATGGAAAGATGGTATCCTCGCCTTTAGGGATGAGACACTTGAAAACGTATTCAAACGAATAGGGCGTACATTCAACGTGAATATACGAGTAACAGACTCACGTTTGGCTGCACATAAATACAGGGCTACCTTTGAGGATGAAAGCCTTCAGCAGATTTTAGATGCCATACAACTCTCTGCACCTATCAAATATAATTATTTTAAGCAGAATAATGGAGGCCGAAATTATGAGATAATTGAGGTCTGTCATAATTGA
- a CDS encoding arylsulfatase, producing MNNNFFAAGISLAAFVPIIAQQKPNVVFIVADDLGYGDLSCFGQEKFLTPNIDRLALNGTRFTRTYSGTTVSAPSRASLMTGLHTGHTPIRGNKEIKPEGQFPLPAGTFTLFHLFKNAGYTTGAFGKWGLGQPGSTGDPNNQGVDDFFGYNCQLLAHNYYPDHLWHNQQHVNLPENDNGQFGSFSQDLIQGKTLEFIDNHSKNPFFLFVPMVLPHAELVVPEDSIIQKIRGKFDEEPYKGTDSGPAFRKGGYMSQEYPRATYAAMVMRIDMYVGQIIEKLKETGVYENTLIIFTSDNGPHCEGGGDPDFFNSNGIYRGYKRDLYEGGIRVPTIVSWKGKVPAGKKSDFAFAFWDYMPTFAELLERATPGNTDGISVLPAILCKEGQKERDYFYFEFQEMNGKQAVIRGDWKLIHQNIRKNPVFELYNLASDPSENHNIVSLYPEIAIEMKEIMKSARTEDPNWPLF from the coding sequence ATGAATAACAATTTTTTTGCCGCAGGGATTTCCTTAGCTGCATTTGTACCAATCATTGCCCAACAAAAGCCAAATGTGGTATTTATCGTTGCAGATGATTTAGGGTATGGCGACTTGAGCTGTTTTGGCCAGGAAAAGTTTCTGACTCCCAACATAGACAGGTTGGCATTAAACGGAACCCGTTTTACACGAACCTATTCCGGTACAACAGTGAGTGCTCCCTCGCGAGCCAGCCTGATGACAGGATTGCACACCGGACACACGCCCATTCGCGGGAACAAGGAAATAAAACCTGAAGGCCAGTTTCCTCTGCCGGCAGGAACATTCACTTTATTTCACCTGTTTAAGAATGCAGGCTATACCACCGGTGCATTTGGGAAATGGGGGCTAGGACAGCCTGGTTCTACGGGAGATCCTAACAATCAGGGCGTAGACGATTTTTTTGGATATAACTGCCAGCTGCTGGCCCATAATTACTACCCCGATCACTTATGGCATAACCAACAGCATGTGAATCTTCCCGAAAATGACAACGGTCAGTTTGGTTCTTTTTCGCAAGACCTTATTCAAGGAAAAACGCTGGAGTTCATTGATAACCACAGTAAAAATCCGTTTTTCCTCTTCGTCCCGATGGTCCTTCCGCACGCCGAACTGGTTGTGCCCGAAGATTCCATCATACAGAAAATAAGAGGAAAGTTTGATGAAGAACCGTATAAGGGTACCGATTCCGGTCCCGCTTTCAGAAAAGGCGGTTATATGTCGCAGGAATATCCGCGAGCTACATATGCCGCCATGGTAATGCGAATAGATATGTACGTGGGACAGATTATCGAGAAGCTTAAAGAAACGGGAGTGTATGAGAATACTTTAATCATTTTCACAAGTGACAACGGCCCGCATTGTGAAGGTGGAGGCGATCCGGACTTTTTCAACAGCAATGGCATCTACCGGGGATATAAACGTGATCTGTATGAAGGTGGCATTCGTGTTCCAACAATTGTTTCGTGGAAGGGGAAAGTACCGGCAGGTAAGAAAAGTGATTTCGCCTTTGCATTCTGGGATTACATGCCTACATTTGCCGAGCTGCTGGAACGTGCAACACCCGGCAATACAGACGGGATAAGCGTTCTACCTGCAATATTGTGCAAAGAGGGACAGAAAGAACGTGATTATTTCTATTTTGAATTTCAGGAGATGAATGGAAAACAGGCCGTCATCAGAGGAGACTGGAAGCTTATACATCAAAATATCCGCAAAAACCCGGTATTTGAGCTGTATAACCTCGCTTCAGATCCTTCGGAGAACCATAACATCGTTTCACTCTATCCTGAAATTGCCATTGAAATGAAAGAAATAATGAAATCAGCCAGGACTGAGGACCCTAATTGGCCGCTATTTTAA
- a CDS encoding TonB-dependent receptor, which produces MNPFILLYFIFFMITGTIHIQAQNRVSLSLNNVTLEQAISTIENQTDYRFLFNKNLVNATQKVSVSVNGQTIEAALAQILMGTGIGYIVNDRQIVLHPLKITQNLSQKTEENRISGRIVDANGEPIIGATIMVKGTGRGNVTDYDGNFIISAGPDAELEISYVGFQTQTVSVAGKNTIVIVLREDTQTLEELVVVGYGTLKKANLTGATTSINMNDVLGNRPVVNASTALRGTVPGLQIVNGTGEPGAENVMSIRGATASINGGSPLVLVNNVEMDINMLDPNDIESVTVLKDAASSAIYGARAAFGVILITTKKGLTDDRFQVDYFNNFAFSTPRNLPQKATPLQTITMFKDAGLTNWNNNNIDKWIELLNEYNTNPQAYPNGSTTIDGVIYNLREYNSIKDMMSSSGFQQTHNVSATGGNAKSSYRMSLGYVSEDGILITDKDSYNRYNISGYINSHAISWFRPELDIKYTSSERKLPDTNAPYGIWGSAIAFHSYYPIGSTMADNEEYFYNSPSYLIQKAYPTTTGLDNIRLAGKITIIPMKDLNIIGEYTINKQFSDKTQFNPIFTYMRSQDNIIENSTTPANSKFYHTNEKSNYNALNIYGDYTYKSKQHTIKFMTGFNQEKYSWQQFYETRAEMINQNLPSISGGTGEVFADDAYSEYSIRSGFYRINYDYAGKYLLETNGRYDGSSKFPKVSRFGFFPSFSAGWRISEEGFMKWSRELINSLKIRTSWGNIGNQNIKPYMFVPGMESYVTNWHIDNRRVYSLKMPSLVSSSFTWEKVQTLDFGLDLTILDNRLNAVYDWYRRDTKGMLADGAELPSVLGTGAPRENVADLRTQGWEASVEWRDRIGNVNYNLGLNLYDSNTKITKFDNEAGLLPTYDSSGKITQYYVGMDVNEQWGYTTDRYYTENDFNTDGTLKEGIAKVEGYTPNIGDILYVDYDGNGVINSGSNTLQNPGDRRIIGNRTRRYQYGITGGVDWEGISFSFILQGIGKRDVWYGNELFWPWYDEFSTLMSSQLDYWTPQNTNAYFPRVYERAKGNSSANRFTQTKYKLNGAYLSVKNITLSYSFPKATIKKYKLNNLSVFTSVEDLYNFNHLPKGMDAEAGSKARGWTYPFLTKWAVGMRIGL; this is translated from the coding sequence ATGAATCCCTTCATCCTGTTGTACTTCATTTTCTTTATGATCACGGGGACAATACATATTCAGGCACAAAACAGAGTGTCGCTCAGCCTGAATAATGTAACACTGGAGCAGGCAATCAGCACAATTGAAAACCAAACCGACTATCGTTTTCTTTTCAACAAAAACCTTGTCAATGCCACACAAAAAGTGAGTGTGAGTGTGAACGGTCAGACCATTGAAGCTGCATTGGCCCAAATTCTTATGGGGACCGGTATCGGTTATATTGTTAACGACCGACAGATTGTCTTGCACCCATTGAAGATAACGCAGAACTTATCACAGAAGACTGAAGAGAACCGGATTTCCGGGAGAATTGTAGATGCAAACGGTGAACCTATTATCGGGGCAACCATTATGGTGAAAGGAACTGGCAGAGGCAATGTAACTGATTACGATGGAAACTTCATTATTAGCGCAGGACCTGATGCCGAACTGGAAATATCTTATGTGGGATTTCAAACGCAAACCGTTTCTGTTGCGGGGAAAAACACAATAGTTATTGTGCTGCGCGAAGATACACAAACACTAGAAGAATTGGTGGTTGTAGGATATGGAACACTTAAAAAAGCCAACCTCACAGGAGCAACTACATCGATAAATATGAATGATGTATTGGGAAATCGCCCAGTAGTGAATGCCTCAACAGCCCTTCGTGGAACTGTCCCTGGCCTGCAAATTGTAAATGGAACGGGAGAACCCGGTGCCGAAAATGTGATGTCTATCCGTGGAGCAACAGCGTCAATCAATGGAGGAAGCCCTCTCGTGCTTGTTAATAATGTCGAGATGGACATTAATATGCTCGATCCGAATGATATAGAAAGCGTTACTGTATTGAAGGACGCTGCATCTTCTGCTATTTACGGAGCACGTGCTGCCTTCGGGGTGATTCTAATCACCACGAAAAAAGGGCTCACCGATGATAGATTTCAAGTAGATTATTTCAACAATTTCGCGTTTTCAACCCCCCGGAATTTACCACAAAAAGCGACTCCCCTGCAAACGATAACCATGTTCAAAGATGCAGGATTGACCAACTGGAACAATAACAATATCGATAAGTGGATCGAACTACTGAATGAATATAATACAAATCCGCAAGCCTATCCCAATGGTTCTACTACTATTGATGGAGTTATATACAATCTTCGCGAATATAATTCAATAAAAGATATGATGTCATCGAGTGGGTTTCAGCAAACACATAATGTTTCAGCTACCGGGGGAAATGCAAAATCATCATACAGAATGTCTCTGGGCTATGTCAGTGAAGATGGAATTCTTATCACAGATAAAGACTCATACAACCGTTACAACATTTCAGGATATATAAATTCGCATGCTATTTCATGGTTCAGGCCTGAATTGGATATCAAATATACTTCTTCAGAACGGAAACTGCCTGATACCAACGCTCCTTACGGAATCTGGGGAAGTGCAATTGCCTTCCACAGCTATTACCCAATAGGATCGACGATGGCAGATAATGAAGAATATTTTTACAATTCACCGTCATATCTAATTCAAAAAGCATATCCAACAACAACCGGACTGGATAACATCCGCCTTGCCGGAAAAATTACTATTATACCGATGAAAGATTTGAATATTATCGGTGAATATACTATCAACAAACAATTCTCCGATAAAACCCAATTCAATCCTATTTTCACCTACATGAGATCACAGGATAATATTATTGAAAACAGTACTACACCTGCAAACTCTAAATTCTACCACACAAACGAAAAAAGCAACTATAATGCACTTAATATTTACGGCGATTATACTTACAAGTCAAAACAACATACGATTAAATTCATGACCGGATTTAATCAGGAAAAATATTCTTGGCAGCAATTCTATGAAACGAGGGCAGAGATGATTAACCAAAACCTGCCATCGATTTCAGGCGGAACCGGAGAGGTTTTTGCTGACGATGCTTACTCGGAGTATAGTATCAGAAGCGGTTTCTATAGAATTAATTATGATTATGCCGGCAAATACTTGTTAGAAACAAATGGCAGGTACGATGGTTCTTCAAAATTCCCCAAAGTATCCCGATTCGGATTCTTCCCTTCTTTTTCCGCCGGATGGAGAATAAGCGAGGAGGGTTTCATGAAGTGGAGCCGGGAACTTATCAACAGTCTCAAAATCAGAACATCTTGGGGTAATATAGGAAACCAGAACATCAAACCATATATGTTTGTACCCGGGATGGAATCTTACGTGACAAACTGGCATATCGACAACCGAAGAGTCTATTCATTGAAAATGCCTTCTCTTGTGAGCAGTTCTTTCACATGGGAAAAGGTGCAAACACTCGATTTCGGACTCGATTTGACCATTCTTGACAACCGCCTGAATGCTGTTTATGACTGGTATCGACGTGATACGAAAGGTATGCTCGCAGATGGGGCCGAACTTCCTTCGGTCCTGGGAACCGGTGCTCCACGTGAAAACGTAGCCGATTTACGTACACAAGGCTGGGAAGCATCAGTTGAATGGCGCGATCGAATAGGCAATGTCAATTACAACCTGGGATTAAATTTATATGATTCGAATACAAAAATTACCAAGTTTGACAATGAGGCCGGACTTTTACCAACTTATGACAGCTCGGGAAAGATAACACAATACTATGTTGGGATGGACGTTAATGAACAATGGGGATATACTACCGACCGTTATTATACCGAAAATGACTTCAATACCGACGGCACTTTAAAAGAAGGTATTGCAAAAGTAGAAGGTTATACACCAAACATTGGTGATATTTTATATGTTGATTATGACGGAAATGGAGTTATAAACAGCGGTTCAAATACACTTCAAAACCCGGGTGATCGCAGAATTATCGGCAACAGAACACGTCGTTACCAATACGGTATAACCGGAGGGGTCGATTGGGAAGGTATATCGTTTTCGTTCATTCTACAGGGTATAGGTAAAAGAGATGTTTGGTATGGCAATGAACTTTTCTGGCCATGGTACGATGAGTTCAGCACACTTATGAGCAGCCAGCTCGATTATTGGACACCTCAAAACACAAATGCTTACTTTCCACGGGTATATGAAAGGGCAAAAGGAAACTCTTCCGCCAACAGATTCACTCAAACAAAATATAAACTGAATGGAGCTTACCTATCCGTAAAAAACATCACGCTTTCGTACTCTTTCCCAAAAGCAACCATAAAGAAATACAAACTAAACAATCTCTCTGTTTTCACAAGTGTAGAAGATTTATATAATTTCAACCATTTACCTAAAGGTATGGATGCAGAAGCCGGATCAAAAGCTCGAGGATGGACTTATCCTTTCCTCACAAAATGGGCTGTGGGTATGAGAATTGGACTTTAA
- a CDS encoding RagB/SusD family nutrient uptake outer membrane protein: protein MKTKIISICLLILLTISCNDSFLELYPKDEQTEATAFVTYENFKTYAWGLYEVFPGYSDTYFTGDLNGGLFTMMTAGGQTPWSMGNVIVPASDNINWNFSFIRKVNIMLDNIDQSAMNETDRKHWRSVGLFFRSYKYMDLLSKFGDVPWVENTLTEKSPELYQPRDSRDVVAANILRDLIEAEQNIKTNGDGANTINNLVVNALISRFRLFEGTWRKYHGLNESEKYLQAAINASQKIIAKVPNVYNNFDLLFNSEDLSTVGEVLLYKQYSPGLTGHALTRRVRTGEMQVEGTRYLVDSYLCTDGRPISTSPLYANTTEYDNFRNRDRRLYLTICPPFKTGDAFSGNITSWTRHANPAFSEYIDIINNASWKGGKSLPTSNFRNLYCTRMPNLASAKNGVFNWGKTWMGYFVWRYYNTTTDVSTNTDVGTTDAPIFRVGEVMLNYAEAAFELGRFTQEVADATINKLRARGGTKNMTVGQIDADWDTKRDSDVAPVLWEIRRERVMELATEGFHFDDLRRWKKAEKVLNKQPRGAFISKADYGNSSSTKLQDENGVTITGNDTQGYLWYHGVPSGWLPHYYLYPLPLNDLALNKELKQNQGWSK, encoded by the coding sequence ATGAAAACAAAAATAATATCCATCTGTCTATTAATTTTATTAACTATCAGTTGCAATGATAGTTTTCTGGAGTTATATCCAAAAGACGAACAAACGGAAGCCACTGCTTTTGTTACATATGAGAATTTCAAAACATATGCCTGGGGACTCTATGAAGTCTTTCCTGGTTATTCAGATACATATTTCACAGGTGATTTAAACGGTGGATTGTTCACAATGATGACAGCAGGTGGACAGACACCGTGGTCGATGGGAAATGTGATTGTGCCCGCTTCAGACAATATTAACTGGAATTTTTCTTTTATCCGGAAAGTCAATATTATGTTGGATAATATTGACCAATCGGCGATGAATGAAACAGACCGTAAGCATTGGCGATCGGTAGGGCTGTTTTTCAGATCATACAAATATATGGATCTTCTGAGCAAGTTCGGTGATGTGCCATGGGTAGAAAACACACTGACTGAAAAATCTCCCGAATTATATCAACCCCGCGACTCTCGTGATGTGGTGGCAGCAAACATCCTCAGAGACCTGATAGAAGCCGAGCAAAACATCAAAACAAACGGTGATGGGGCAAATACAATAAATAATTTGGTTGTAAACGCATTAATTTCACGATTCAGGCTGTTTGAAGGGACATGGAGAAAATATCACGGTTTGAACGAATCTGAAAAATATCTCCAGGCCGCCATAAATGCATCACAAAAAATAATCGCGAAAGTACCTAATGTCTATAACAATTTCGATCTTTTGTTCAATTCTGAAGATTTATCAACTGTCGGAGAAGTGCTCCTTTACAAACAATATTCACCGGGTTTAACAGGACATGCACTTACAAGACGTGTACGAACAGGAGAAATGCAAGTGGAAGGAACACGCTATCTGGTTGACAGCTACCTTTGCACAGATGGACGTCCAATATCAACAAGCCCGCTATATGCAAACACAACCGAGTATGATAATTTCCGCAATCGTGACAGACGTCTATACCTAACAATTTGTCCTCCCTTTAAGACAGGTGATGCTTTCTCGGGTAATATTACATCATGGACCCGCCATGCCAATCCGGCGTTTAGTGAATATATAGATATAATCAACAATGCCTCATGGAAAGGCGGAAAATCACTACCTACATCCAACTTTCGAAACTTATATTGTACGCGTATGCCCAATTTGGCAAGCGCAAAAAATGGTGTTTTCAACTGGGGCAAAACATGGATGGGGTATTTTGTTTGGAGGTATTACAACACGACAACAGACGTATCTACCAACACCGACGTAGGAACCACGGATGCTCCCATTTTCAGGGTAGGAGAAGTAATGTTAAATTATGCTGAAGCCGCATTTGAACTAGGTCGATTTACACAAGAAGTTGCCGATGCTACAATAAATAAACTGCGTGCACGGGGTGGAACCAAGAACATGACAGTAGGCCAAATAGATGCAGATTGGGACACAAAACGTGACTCAGACGTTGCTCCTGTCCTTTGGGAGATCCGTAGAGAACGAGTTATGGAGCTTGCTACGGAGGGTTTCCACTTCGACGATTTGCGTCGATGGAAAAAAGCGGAAAAAGTACTCAACAAACAACCCCGCGGAGCATTTATCAGTAAAGCAGATTATGGGAACAGCAGCTCTACCAAATTGCAGGATGAAAACGGAGTTACTATAACCGGCAACGATACACAAGGTTATTTATGGTATCATGGCGTCCCCAGCGGATGGTTGCCGCATTATTATCTTTACCCTTTGCCCCTGAATGATCTGGCTCTAAATAAAGAGCTAAAGCAAAATCAAGGATGGAGTAAATAA
- a CDS encoding sulfatase family protein gives MRSILTFGACIALPATAQDGTREPLNERPNIVLIYADDLGYGDLSCYGATRVQTPNVDALATNGLRFRNAHSAAATSTPSRYGLFTGEYPWRRNDTGIAAGDAALIIKPHRFTLPRMFQEAGYTTAAVGKWHLGMGAENGKQNWNERVAPGPAEIGFDYSYIMAATGDRVPCVYMENQRAVNLDPNDPISVSYTNNFKGEPTGKENPELVYKLRPSLNHGHNMSIVNGISRIGYMKGGKSALWEDENIADSITIHAVRFIEKNKEKPFFLYFGTNDIHVPRFPHERFRGKTEMGHRGDAIVQLDWSVGEIVRALKEAGIFENTLIIVTSDNGPVVDDGYMDEAVEKLMDHKPWGPFRGGKYSTFEAGTRVPFVVHWPGNVREGVSDALVSQIDMLGTMASLIGRENGSSIPEDSRNQLPAWLGIDPDGRDYVIGAASSLTILTHDWKYIEPSNASPYNRLTNTELGNRQADQLYDMRSDRGEYDNVAEKNKLILRFMKQILEEEKSKGMGLNL, from the coding sequence ATGAGATCAATTCTAACTTTCGGAGCCTGTATAGCATTGCCGGCAACGGCACAGGATGGAACTCGCGAACCTTTGAATGAGAGACCCAACATAGTGCTGATCTACGCAGATGATCTTGGGTACGGCGATCTGTCTTGCTACGGTGCTACACGAGTACAAACACCTAATGTAGATGCACTGGCTACAAACGGCCTGCGATTCCGCAATGCTCATTCTGCTGCAGCAACCAGCACACCATCGCGTTACGGATTATTTACGGGTGAATATCCGTGGCGAAGGAACGATACGGGAATTGCTGCAGGCGATGCGGCACTGATAATTAAGCCACATCGTTTCACATTGCCCAGGATGTTCCAGGAAGCAGGCTACACAACAGCAGCCGTTGGAAAATGGCATTTGGGAATGGGAGCCGAAAACGGCAAACAAAATTGGAACGAACGTGTTGCGCCGGGACCGGCGGAAATAGGGTTCGACTACTCCTACATCATGGCAGCAACGGGAGATCGTGTACCGTGTGTTTATATGGAAAACCAACGCGCCGTTAACCTCGACCCGAACGATCCCATATCTGTAAGCTATACTAATAACTTTAAGGGCGAGCCAACCGGAAAAGAAAATCCCGAATTGGTATACAAACTTCGTCCAAGCCTCAATCACGGCCATAATATGAGTATAGTCAACGGAATTTCGCGAATAGGGTATATGAAAGGTGGAAAATCGGCGCTATGGGAAGACGAAAACATTGCCGACAGCATCACGATACATGCGGTAAGATTTATTGAAAAGAACAAAGAGAAACCGTTCTTCCTATATTTCGGGACTAACGACATACACGTACCTAGATTCCCCCACGAACGCTTCAGGGGAAAAACCGAAATGGGACACCGCGGCGATGCAATCGTTCAGTTAGACTGGTCAGTAGGAGAGATAGTACGAGCTCTGAAGGAAGCTGGCATCTTCGAAAACACACTGATCATAGTCACCAGTGACAATGGACCCGTGGTAGACGATGGTTATATGGACGAGGCCGTGGAGAAACTGATGGACCACAAGCCCTGGGGACCGTTCCGCGGCGGCAAATACAGCACCTTCGAAGCAGGAACAAGAGTCCCTTTCGTAGTGCACTGGCCGGGAAATGTGAGGGAGGGTGTCTCCGATGCGCTGGTATCGCAGATAGACATGCTAGGGACAATGGCGTCGCTGATAGGCAGGGAGAATGGAAGCAGTATCCCGGAAGACAGCCGGAATCAACTACCCGCATGGCTGGGGATTGATCCGGACGGCCGGGATTATGTTATAGGTGCAGCTTCCTCTCTGACGATTCTCACCCACGACTGGAAATACATTGAACCAAGCAACGCCAGTCCTTATAACAGGCTCACCAATACCGAGTTGGGGAACAGGCAGGCAGACCAGCTCTACGACATGCGTTCAGACAGGGGTGAGTACGATAACGTGGCGGAGAAAAACAAACTGATTTTGCGCTTTATGAAGCAGATACTGGAAGAAGAGAAAAGCAAAGGTATGGGGCTCAATCTCTGA
- a CDS encoding RNA polymerase sigma-70 factor: MYDEKLLLKQLQQGDEKAFTSLFRKYYRDLVMFAGSYLPEKDCCEDIVQTVFVNVWDKRKDLNYEVSLRSFLLTSVKNSCLDELRHRKVITKYQQNYDILWNSMDVSTEQHVLYSELKSHLDKALSLLPKKQRKVFEMSRLHGTRYKDIARQLNISERTVEDRIAKTMKSLVNYLKDYLPFLFILHFLQS, translated from the coding sequence ATGTACGACGAGAAACTTCTTTTGAAACAGTTGCAACAGGGTGATGAGAAGGCATTCACGTCGTTGTTCAGGAAGTATTACAGGGATTTGGTGATGTTTGCCGGTTCCTATCTTCCTGAGAAAGATTGTTGTGAAGATATAGTGCAAACAGTTTTTGTTAATGTGTGGGATAAACGAAAAGATTTGAATTACGAAGTCTCTTTAAGATCTTTTTTACTGACTTCCGTAAAAAATAGTTGCTTGGATGAGTTGCGCCATAGAAAAGTGATAACAAAGTACCAACAGAACTACGATATATTGTGGAATAGCATGGATGTGTCAACAGAACAGCATGTCCTTTATTCCGAATTGAAATCTCATCTTGATAAGGCGTTGTCACTGTTGCCAAAAAAGCAGAGAAAGGTGTTTGAAATGAGCCGCTTGCATGGAACAAGGTACAAGGATATTGCACGTCAGCTGAACATATCGGAGCGGACCGTAGAAGACAGAATAGCGAAAACGATGAAATCACTTGTCAATTACTTGAAAGATTATCTCCCTTTTCTGTTTATTTTACATTTTTTACAATCATGA